The Streptomyces sp. Alt3 genome has a segment encoding these proteins:
- a CDS encoding GNAT family N-acetyltransferase has translation MEQLAAVWRAMVLDRDANADVRDLPGLAVRWADCRFAFWNCVTLTDVGADAKLAGQRLREAADIMRSKRHAGFLWVFEDLLDDGARAGLASAAERSGLQHAFAGTGMAGDLLPIAEPAHQDLTFVRVSTDEHLRAYADLNSRAYGFPPEDGRDGLVDSVLWKNGVYAYLGLRDGEPVTCAATVEADGRLFVVLVATDPAWERQGYGEAVTRKALFEGGRATGLRRATLHATAAGAPVYPRIGFKPNSPMSFFALQE, from the coding sequence ATGGAACAACTCGCCGCCGTCTGGCGTGCCATGGTGCTCGACCGGGACGCGAACGCGGATGTGCGTGACCTGCCCGGTCTCGCCGTCCGCTGGGCCGACTGCCGGTTCGCCTTCTGGAACTGCGTCACGTTGACCGATGTCGGAGCGGACGCGAAGCTCGCCGGGCAACGCCTGCGAGAGGCGGCGGACATCATGCGTTCGAAGAGACATGCCGGCTTCCTCTGGGTCTTCGAGGACCTCCTGGACGACGGCGCGCGGGCCGGTCTCGCGTCGGCCGCCGAACGGTCCGGCCTCCAGCACGCGTTCGCCGGCACCGGGATGGCCGGGGATCTGCTGCCCATCGCCGAACCGGCCCACCAGGACCTGACGTTCGTCCGAGTGAGTACCGACGAACACCTGCGCGCCTACGCGGACCTCAACTCCCGTGCCTATGGTTTTCCTCCGGAAGACGGTCGCGACGGACTCGTCGACTCCGTCCTGTGGAAGAACGGCGTCTACGCCTACCTGGGTCTGCGTGACGGCGAGCCGGTGACGTGCGCCGCGACCGTGGAGGCGGACGGCCGCCTGTTCGTCGTCCTCGTCGCCACCGACCCGGCGTGGGAGCGCCAGGGTTACGGCGAGGCGGTCACACGCAAGGCGCTGTTCGAAGGGGGGCGGGCGACAGGCCTCCGGCGTGCCACTCTGCACGCCACGGCCGCCGGCGCGCCCGTCTACCCGCGCATCGGATTCAAGCCGAACTCACCCATGAGTTTCTTCGCGCTGCAGGAGTGA
- a CDS encoding PP2C family protein-serine/threonine phosphatase encodes MTADIDFGAFFDATPSPYLILDTDLTIAYVNAAYLHTTRRTRDQLVGKFFFDALPERPDGSDEAEQNMKGSLHRVLETGEPDTLVLQRYDIPAPDRPGGFEERWWSSIHTPIAGADGTVKWIVQRAEDVTDFVHSRRARRLTEDFTEREKGMAAELYARAGELYRLNQELRSAHARERQVAVTLQEAMLSVPDLDRHDDNIAVRYRPATRSLNVCGDWYDVVDLPPDRYAAAVGDVVGHGLHAAAVMGMLRSALSAVIRAIPSPAQALEVLGLYARSLDGATAATAVKVLIDTRSELIIYSSAGHLPPVLRHSDGSCELLDQATDPPLGARPHHVPRPQAGLSYTRGDTLVMYTDGLIERRDEDIDVGLARLSTALAQEGALPPARLADVLLDRLGVAGGAADDIALVVIRL; translated from the coding sequence ATGACGGCGGACATCGATTTCGGAGCCTTCTTCGACGCCACACCGAGCCCGTATCTGATACTCGACACGGACTTGACGATCGCGTATGTCAACGCGGCCTATCTGCACACCACCCGGCGGACCAGGGACCAGCTGGTCGGGAAGTTCTTCTTCGACGCCCTGCCGGAGAGACCCGATGGCTCCGACGAGGCAGAACAGAACATGAAGGGATCACTGCACCGGGTCCTGGAGACCGGGGAACCGGACACCCTGGTGCTGCAGAGGTACGACATCCCCGCACCCGACCGGCCGGGCGGGTTCGAGGAGCGATGGTGGTCCTCGATCCACACGCCGATCGCCGGAGCCGACGGCACGGTGAAGTGGATCGTTCAACGAGCCGAGGACGTCACGGATTTCGTCCATTCACGCCGTGCACGCCGGCTCACCGAGGATTTCACCGAGCGGGAGAAGGGCATGGCGGCCGAGCTGTACGCGCGGGCCGGCGAGCTGTACCGGCTGAACCAGGAACTGCGGTCGGCCCACGCCCGTGAACGGCAGGTGGCCGTCACCCTGCAGGAAGCGATGCTCTCCGTCCCCGACCTGGACCGGCACGACGACAACATCGCCGTGCGCTACCGGCCGGCGACCAGATCGCTGAACGTGTGCGGAGACTGGTACGACGTCGTCGACCTGCCACCGGACCGCTACGCCGCCGCGGTCGGCGACGTCGTGGGCCACGGCCTGCACGCTGCCGCCGTCATGGGCATGCTCCGCAGCGCTCTGAGCGCGGTCATCCGCGCCATCCCCAGTCCAGCCCAGGCCCTGGAAGTCCTCGGCCTCTACGCCCGTTCCCTGGACGGCGCGACGGCCGCGACCGCTGTCAAGGTGCTCATCGACACGCGCAGTGAATTGATCATCTACAGCAGTGCCGGGCACCTGCCGCCGGTCCTACGCCACTCCGACGGGTCCTGCGAACTGCTGGACCAGGCGACCGATCCGCCGCTCGGTGCCCGTCCCCACCACGTGCCCCGGCCGCAGGCGGGTCTGTCCTACACCCGTGGGGACACTCTCGTGATGTACACCGACGGCCTCATCGAGCGTCGCGACGAGGACATCGACGTCGGCCTGGCCCGCTTGAGCACAGCCCTCGCCCAGGAGGGCGCTCTCCCCCCTGCCCGGCTGGCCGATGTGCTGCTGGACCGTCTCGGCGTCGCGGGGGGCGCCGCGGACGACATCGCCCTCGTCGTCATCCGCCTGTGA
- a CDS encoding aldehyde dehydrogenase — protein MITYDRLFIAGSWTAPGSAELMEVRSPHDQSVIGRAAQALPADVDRAVEAARAAFDAGEWQATAPAERVTVLRGFNALREANAERIAALISAENGSAGWFTLAGQAGLTRQANAYFGAAEEFPWEEETAPSDPGSPVRSVVRREAVGVVAAVIPWNSPFSAATAKIIPALLAGNSVVLKVSPENSLSMGLLADLLEQAGLPAGVISVLPADRETSEYLVSHPDVDKVAFTGSTRAGRRIASIAGGQLKRFSLELGGKSAAVILPDADLAQAVQGLKFGSLLNNGESCIAQTRILAPRSRYEEIVALLKELVESLRVGDPGDPDTFIGPMIRKDQQQRVRDYIALGIDEGARLVTGGPQVPEGMENGNYVTPTLFADVDNSMRIAQEEIFGPVLVVIAYDDEDDAVRIANDSEYGLSGGVWSSDQAHALAVARRIRTGTVTVNGASVGFDGPFGGFKASGIGREYGAVGLSQYTEYKTITL, from the coding sequence ATGATCACGTACGACCGGCTCTTCATCGCTGGTTCCTGGACCGCTCCGGGCAGCGCCGAGCTGATGGAGGTCAGGTCTCCGCACGATCAGTCCGTGATCGGTCGTGCGGCGCAGGCGCTGCCCGCCGATGTGGACCGCGCGGTGGAGGCGGCGCGTGCCGCGTTCGACGCGGGGGAGTGGCAGGCGACGGCGCCGGCCGAGCGGGTCACCGTGCTGCGTGGGTTCAACGCCCTGCGTGAGGCGAACGCGGAGAGGATCGCCGCACTGATCTCGGCCGAGAACGGTTCCGCCGGCTGGTTCACCCTCGCCGGCCAGGCCGGCCTCACCAGGCAGGCGAATGCCTACTTCGGGGCGGCCGAGGAGTTTCCATGGGAGGAGGAGACGGCACCGTCCGACCCCGGATCGCCGGTGCGCAGCGTCGTCCGACGCGAGGCGGTGGGCGTGGTTGCCGCGGTGATTCCATGGAACTCGCCCTTCTCCGCGGCGACAGCGAAGATCATCCCGGCGCTGCTGGCGGGGAACTCGGTCGTGCTCAAGGTCTCGCCGGAGAATTCCCTGAGCATGGGTCTTCTGGCCGACCTGCTGGAGCAGGCAGGCCTTCCGGCGGGTGTGATCAGCGTTCTCCCGGCGGACCGGGAAACCAGCGAGTACCTGGTGTCGCACCCGGACGTCGACAAGGTCGCGTTCACCGGATCGACGCGTGCGGGACGCCGGATCGCCTCGATCGCGGGTGGACAACTGAAGCGCTTCAGCCTGGAGTTGGGCGGAAAGTCGGCTGCGGTGATCCTGCCGGACGCCGACCTGGCCCAGGCCGTGCAGGGGCTGAAGTTCGGCTCGCTGCTCAACAACGGGGAGTCGTGCATCGCCCAGACCCGGATCCTGGCACCTCGCTCCCGCTACGAGGAGATCGTGGCCTTGCTCAAGGAACTCGTCGAGTCCCTGAGGGTGGGGGACCCCGGAGACCCGGACACCTTCATCGGCCCGATGATCCGGAAGGACCAGCAGCAGCGGGTACGCGACTACATCGCCCTGGGCATCGACGAGGGCGCCCGTCTGGTGACCGGCGGCCCGCAGGTCCCGGAGGGAATGGAGAACGGCAACTACGTCACTCCGACCCTGTTCGCCGACGTCGACAACTCCATGCGGATCGCGCAGGAGGAGATCTTCGGCCCTGTCCTGGTCGTCATCGCCTACGACGACGAGGACGACGCCGTACGTATCGCCAACGACTCCGAGTACGGCCTTTCCGGGGGCGTCTGGTCCTCCGACCAGGCGCACGCTCTGGCCGTGGCACGCAGGATCCGCACCGGAACGGTCACCGTCAACGGCGCTTCCGTCGGATTCGACGGCCCCTTCGGAGGCTTCAAGGCCAGCGGCATCGGCCGGGAGTACGGGGCAGTCGGCCTCTCCCAGTACACCGAGTACAAGACCATCACCCTCTGA
- a CDS encoding TetR/AcrR family transcriptional regulator: protein MLAADPSASIASIATEAGVDRRTVYRRFASREELLAAVYAARLEAIERAIEDARLREAPVAVALHRYVENIIAVNRTWPVDLARMLADDAVRARRDAAIREVDTFLRRATDEGVLRPGAPEGWAGALLPQLMHLASRQMPHLTAARAADLVVDTLLRGLGAP, encoded by the coding sequence ATGCTGGCCGCTGATCCGAGCGCCAGTATCGCGAGCATCGCCACCGAGGCGGGGGTGGACCGGCGTACCGTGTACCGGCGGTTCGCCTCCCGCGAGGAACTCCTCGCGGCTGTCTACGCGGCCCGGCTGGAGGCCATCGAGCGGGCCATCGAGGACGCGCGCCTGCGCGAGGCCCCCGTCGCCGTGGCTCTGCACCGTTACGTCGAGAACATCATCGCCGTGAACCGCACATGGCCCGTCGATCTGGCCCGCATGCTGGCCGACGACGCGGTCCGTGCCCGGCGGGACGCCGCGATCCGCGAAGTGGACACCTTCCTCCGGCGCGCCACGGACGAGGGCGTGCTCCGTCCCGGTGCCCCGGAGGGTTGGGCCGGCGCTCTGCTGCCCCAGCTCATGCATCTCGCGTCACGTCAGATGCCCCACCTGACCGCCGCCCGCGCCGCCGATCTCGTCGTCGACACGTTGTTGCGTGGACTCGGGGCGCCCTGA